The following are encoded together in the Bradyrhizobium genosp. L genome:
- a CDS encoding phasin — protein sequence MTTETNSVLNSVKEAFAPVTEAFTKLQNMEVPEAAREFVKKQAETAKTRAADAYAGSEKVTAVIESAVAGSVSEAAKISRNIQQAIYQDTEAFFNGIDKLVSAKSLSEAAQIQSDLVRARGETFVSRAKATSEYLGKLVADGAKTAQDNLAKVYGKTA from the coding sequence ATGACCACCGAAACCAATTCCGTGCTGAACAGCGTCAAGGAAGCCTTCGCGCCCGTCACCGAGGCGTTCACCAAGCTCCAGAACATGGAAGTTCCGGAAGCCGCCCGTGAGTTCGTGAAGAAGCAGGCCGAGACCGCCAAGACCCGCGCCGCCGACGCTTATGCCGGCTCCGAGAAGGTCACTGCCGTGATCGAGTCCGCCGTCGCCGGTTCGGTCAGCGAGGCCGCCAAGATCAGCCGCAACATCCAGCAGGCGATCTACCAGGACACCGAGGCGTTCTTCAACGGCATCGACAAGCTCGTTTCCGCCAAGTCGCTGAGCGAAGCCGCCCAGATCCAGTCGGACCTGGTCCGCGCCCGCGGTGAGACGTTCGTCTCGCGCGCCAAGGCGACCTCGGAGTACCTCGGCAAGCTCGTCGCCGACGGTGCGAAGACCGCGCAGGACAATCTTGCCAAGGTCTACGGCAAGACCGCCTGA
- a CDS encoding DUF445 domain-containing protein: MTLPATLAATQVDVERAAELRRVKWLATGVLAATLIIFIAAKALLPVHPVFGFIAAFAEAATIGGLADWYAVVALFKRPLGLPIPHTAIIQSNQQRIAEKLGEFIENNFLESGPVEAKLREIDFGSFIADWLRDRKRAEDLARFVLRMLPEALSATESSGLMQFISRRVTTQILAVDVAPLAAGALRGFVQEGRHGGLLDDLLRVLHQTLTQKETMAVIRDKVRAEMPTLLRLYRADKFVVNRIIASATKFFEEVRNDPAHPFRGEFDRMLLSFVDRLGGDKAFADRIDGLKRDLMARPELANLGRTIWANVKDFLERSASGESQVLQHQLGRMFTEAGDALAGDAELRGEINQGLVAILRSVVAEQKSGVSTFIADQMKSWDMEQLIALIEVNVGKDLQYIRFNGSLIGGLAGLALYTLEYALRLL; the protein is encoded by the coding sequence ATGACCCTTCCCGCCACCCTTGCCGCAACACAAGTCGACGTCGAACGCGCGGCCGAGCTGCGGCGCGTGAAGTGGCTGGCGACCGGCGTGCTGGCGGCAACCCTCATCATCTTCATCGCCGCGAAGGCGCTGTTGCCGGTGCATCCCGTGTTCGGCTTCATCGCGGCGTTTGCGGAGGCCGCGACCATCGGCGGGCTCGCCGACTGGTACGCCGTCGTCGCCCTGTTCAAGCGACCGCTGGGGCTGCCGATCCCGCACACCGCGATCATCCAGAGCAATCAGCAACGCATCGCCGAGAAGCTCGGCGAATTCATCGAAAACAATTTCCTGGAATCCGGTCCGGTCGAAGCCAAGCTGCGCGAGATCGATTTCGGCTCCTTCATCGCCGACTGGCTGCGCGACCGCAAGCGGGCCGAGGACCTCGCACGCTTCGTGCTGCGGATGCTGCCCGAGGCGCTGTCGGCGACCGAGAGTTCCGGCCTGATGCAGTTCATCAGCCGCCGCGTCACGACGCAGATCCTCGCGGTCGATGTCGCGCCGCTTGCCGCCGGCGCGCTGCGCGGCTTCGTGCAGGAGGGCAGGCATGGCGGCCTGCTCGACGACCTCCTGCGCGTGCTGCACCAGACCTTGACGCAGAAGGAGACCATGGCGGTCATCCGCGACAAGGTCCGCGCCGAGATGCCGACGCTCTTGCGGCTTTACCGCGCCGACAAGTTCGTGGTGAACCGGATCATCGCATCGGCCACGAAGTTTTTCGAGGAGGTGCGCAACGATCCCGCGCATCCGTTCCGCGGCGAGTTCGACCGCATGCTGCTGTCCTTTGTCGACCGGCTCGGCGGCGACAAGGCATTTGCCGACCGCATCGACGGCCTCAAGCGCGACCTGATGGCCCGGCCCGAGCTCGCCAATCTCGGGCGCACGATCTGGGCCAACGTCAAGGATTTCCTCGAACGCAGCGCCTCGGGCGAATCGCAGGTGCTGCAGCATCAGCTCGGGCGGATGTTCACCGAAGCCGGCGATGCGCTGGCCGGCGACGCCGAGCTGCGCGGCGAGATCAACCAGGGGCTCGTCGCCATCCTGCGCAGCGTCGTGGCCGAGCAGAAAAGCGGCGTCTCGACCTTCATCGCCGACCAGATGAAGAGCTGGGACATGGAGCAGTTGATCGCGCTGATCGAGGTCAATGTCGGCAAGGACCTGCAATACATCCGCTTCAACGGCTCGCTGATCGGCGGCCTTGCAGGATTGGCGCTTTACACGCTGGAATATGCGCTCCGGCTGCTGTGA
- a CDS encoding esterase/lipase family protein, whose protein sequence is MSVAAQTLRPPSRTLMFLEGRAIHELGAFLGALPLLSLAPRGDGHPVLVLPGLIASDMSTRPLRDFLRSKGYAVSGWRQGRNLGLRTGVQDGMVDLLQEMNETSGRKVSLIGWSLGGLYARQLAKMMPERVRQVITLGSPFAAGPKSTNAWQVYEMASGRRAEEEDSRFGGALASAPPVPTTAIFSRTDGVCAWQGCREQVSSMTDSIEVESSHCGMGHHPAAVYAVADRLAQKEGAWAPFDRSGWRSMVYPDPNR, encoded by the coding sequence ATGTCCGTTGCTGCGCAGACGCTACGCCCGCCGTCCAGGACGCTGATGTTCCTGGAGGGCCGCGCCATTCACGAGCTCGGTGCCTTCCTCGGTGCGCTGCCGCTGCTCAGCCTCGCGCCGCGCGGCGATGGACATCCGGTGCTGGTGCTGCCCGGGCTGATCGCGTCCGACATGTCGACCCGGCCGCTGCGCGACTTCCTCCGCAGCAAGGGCTACGCCGTGAGCGGCTGGCGTCAGGGCCGCAACCTCGGGCTTCGCACCGGCGTGCAGGACGGCATGGTCGACCTGCTGCAGGAGATGAACGAAACCAGCGGCCGCAAGGTCTCGCTGATCGGCTGGAGCCTCGGCGGCCTCTATGCGCGCCAGCTCGCCAAGATGATGCCGGAGCGGGTGCGCCAGGTGATCACGCTGGGCAGCCCGTTTGCCGCCGGCCCGAAGTCGACCAACGCCTGGCAGGTCTATGAGATGGCGAGCGGCCGTCGCGCCGAAGAAGAGGATTCGCGTTTCGGCGGCGCGCTCGCCAGCGCGCCTCCGGTGCCGACCACCGCAATCTTCAGCCGCACCGACGGCGTCTGCGCCTGGCAGGGCTGCCGCGAGCAGGTCTCGTCGATGACCGACAGCATCGAGGTCGAGAGCAGCCATTGCGGCATGGGCCATCATCCCGCCGCGGTCTACGCCGTCGCCGATCGCCTTGCGCAGAAGGAGGGCGCCTGGGCGCCGTTCGATCGCAGCGGCTGGCGCAGCATGGTCTATCCGGACCCGAACCGCTGA
- the paaX gene encoding phenylacetic acid degradation operon negative regulatory protein PaaX, translating into MPQPLARIIDQLKREPSRTGSIIITVFGDAIVPRGGAVWLGTLLEFFQSLDIDGNVVRTAMSRLAADGWLERSKVGRNSFYRLNARGRQTFDTATKHIYDPPPSDWTGRFELLLIGSAEDRDASREALKNAGFGSPLPGVWVAPSGVPIPDEASRAIRLEVSAEDDSGRRLLSESWPLDRTRDAYLKFMKTFEPLHGWMMRGDKLTDAEAFTARILLIHHYRRVVLRDPLLPAPLLPRDWPGRAARKLCGEIYRGILSASEQWLDDHATNEDGPLPRPNGAVARRFEGA; encoded by the coding sequence ATGCCGCAGCCGCTTGCCCGCATCATCGACCAATTGAAGCGTGAGCCCTCACGCACGGGCTCGATCATCATCACCGTGTTCGGCGACGCCATCGTGCCGCGCGGCGGTGCGGTGTGGCTCGGCACGCTGTTGGAATTCTTCCAGTCGCTCGATATCGACGGCAACGTGGTGCGCACCGCGATGTCGCGGCTTGCCGCCGACGGCTGGCTCGAGCGCAGCAAGGTTGGCCGCAACAGCTTCTACCGGCTGAACGCCAGGGGCCGGCAGACCTTCGATACCGCGACGAAACACATCTACGATCCGCCGCCGTCGGACTGGACCGGCCGCTTCGAGCTGCTGCTGATCGGCAGTGCCGAGGATCGCGACGCCTCGCGCGAGGCCTTGAAGAACGCCGGCTTCGGCAGTCCGCTGCCCGGGGTGTGGGTCGCGCCGTCGGGCGTGCCGATTCCCGACGAGGCATCGCGCGCGATCCGCCTCGAAGTCTCGGCCGAAGACGACAGCGGACGTCGGCTGCTCAGCGAAAGCTGGCCGCTCGATCGCACGCGGGACGCCTATCTGAAGTTCATGAAGACGTTCGAGCCGCTGCACGGCTGGATGATGCGCGGCGACAAGCTGACCGACGCCGAGGCCTTCACCGCGCGGATTCTTCTGATCCATCACTACCGCCGCGTCGTGCTGCGCGACCCGCTGCTGCCGGCGCCTTTGCTGCCGAGGGATTGGCCGGGCAGGGCGGCGCGAAAGCTCTGCGGCGAGATCTATCGGGGAATACTTTCGGCGTCGGAACAATGGCTTGACGACCATGCAACCAATGAGGACGGCCCGCTGCCGAGGCCCAACGGGGCCGTGGCGCGCCGCTTTGAGGGTGCGTGA
- the paaA gene encoding 1,2-phenylacetyl-CoA epoxidase subunit PaaA, with protein sequence MYTQALNSSDGDDRGIEDAARAAQFQARIDADERIEPNDWMPAAYRKTLTRQISQHAHSEIVGMLPEGNWITRAPSLRRKAALLAKVQDECGHGLYLYAAAETLGTSREELVDGMLSGKAKYSSIFNYPTLTWADIGTIGWLVDGAAIMNQIPLCRCSYGPYARAMIRVCKEESFHQRQGFEIMVTLCRGTTEQKAMAQNALDRWWWPVLMMFGPPDQASQHSDTSTRWKIKRFSNDELRQKFVDATVPQAQYLGLTIPDPGMKQNANGNWEYSAIDWDEFKQVLAGNGPCNRDRLAARRKAHDEGAWVREAASAYAEKRKSRQLAQAAE encoded by the coding sequence ATGTATACGCAGGCGCTCAACTCATCCGATGGCGACGATCGCGGCATCGAGGATGCTGCCCGCGCAGCCCAGTTCCAGGCGCGCATCGATGCCGACGAGCGCATCGAGCCGAACGACTGGATGCCGGCCGCCTACCGCAAGACGCTGACCCGGCAGATCTCCCAGCACGCCCATTCCGAAATCGTCGGCATGCTGCCCGAGGGCAACTGGATCACCCGCGCGCCGTCGCTGCGCCGCAAGGCCGCGCTGCTGGCAAAAGTGCAGGACGAATGCGGCCACGGCCTGTATCTGTACGCCGCCGCCGAGACGCTCGGCACCTCGCGCGAGGAGCTGGTCGACGGCATGCTGTCCGGCAAGGCCAAATATTCCTCGATCTTCAACTATCCGACGCTGACCTGGGCCGACATCGGCACCATCGGCTGGCTGGTCGACGGCGCGGCGATCATGAACCAGATCCCGCTGTGCCGCTGCTCCTACGGGCCCTATGCGCGCGCGATGATCCGCGTCTGCAAGGAAGAATCGTTCCACCAGCGTCAGGGCTTCGAGATCATGGTGACGCTGTGCCGCGGCACCACGGAGCAGAAGGCGATGGCGCAGAATGCGCTCGATCGCTGGTGGTGGCCGGTGCTGATGATGTTCGGCCCGCCGGACCAGGCGAGCCAGCACAGCGACACCTCCACCAGGTGGAAGATCAAGCGCTTCTCCAATGACGAGCTGCGCCAGAAATTCGTCGATGCCACCGTGCCGCAGGCGCAATATCTCGGGCTGACCATTCCCGACCCCGGCATGAAGCAGAACGCCAACGGCAACTGGGAATACAGCGCGATCGACTGGGACGAGTTCAAGCAGGTGCTGGCCGGCAACGGTCCCTGCAACCGTGATCGCCTTGCCGCGCGCCGCAAGGCCCATGACGAGGGCGCCTGGGTGCGCGAGGCCGCTTCCGCCTATGCCGAGAAGCGCAAGAGCCGCCAGCTCGCGCAAGCCGCCGAATAA
- the paaB gene encoding 1,2-phenylacetyl-CoA epoxidase subunit PaaB, with product MATPNTPLWEVFIRSRNGLAHKHVGSLHATDATLALQAARDIYTRRGEGLSIWVVPSNAITASDPSEKGMMFEPAESKIYRHPTFYDVPDEVGHM from the coding sequence ATGGCCACGCCGAACACCCCGCTCTGGGAAGTCTTCATCCGCAGCCGCAACGGCCTCGCGCACAAGCACGTCGGCTCGCTGCACGCGACCGACGCCACGCTGGCGCTGCAGGCAGCGCGCGACATCTACACCCGTCGCGGCGAGGGCCTCTCGATCTGGGTGGTGCCGTCGAATGCGATCACCGCCTCCGATCCGTCCGAGAAGGGCATGATGTTCGAGCCGGCGGAGTCGAAGATCTACCGTCATCCGACGTTTTACGATGTGCCCGACGAAGTCGGGCATATGTGA
- the paaC gene encoding 1,2-phenylacetyl-CoA epoxidase subunit PaaC translates to MAVANIKVSETPLVLYALRRADDALILGHRLSEWCGHAPALEEDMALANTGLDLLGQARELYTYAAKVEGKDNDEDKFAYLRDVRQYRNLLLLEQPNGDFARTIVRQFFYAAFADLYWRAMMASSDPTLAAIAAKSEKESAYHLRHTSEWIVRLGDGTEESHRRAQTAIDDLWAYTGEMFAVDDSERGLIDDRIVVDPATLQPRWLKTVTGIVDEATLALPSSNWMQQGGRSGRHSEHLGHLLSELQSMQRTFPGATW, encoded by the coding sequence ATGGCCGTCGCCAACATCAAAGTCTCCGAAACGCCGCTGGTGCTCTATGCGCTGCGCCGTGCCGATGATGCGCTGATCCTTGGCCACCGCCTCTCCGAATGGTGCGGTCACGCGCCGGCGCTGGAGGAGGACATGGCGCTGGCCAATACGGGGCTCGACCTGCTCGGCCAGGCCCGCGAGCTGTACACCTATGCCGCCAAGGTCGAAGGCAAGGATAATGACGAAGACAAGTTCGCCTATCTGCGCGACGTACGCCAGTATCGCAACCTGCTGCTGCTCGAGCAGCCGAACGGCGACTTCGCCCGCACCATCGTGCGGCAGTTCTTCTACGCGGCGTTCGCCGACCTCTACTGGCGCGCGATGATGGCGTCATCCGATCCGACGCTGGCCGCGATCGCGGCCAAGTCGGAGAAGGAGAGCGCCTATCATCTGCGGCATACGTCGGAATGGATCGTTCGTCTCGGCGACGGCACCGAGGAGAGCCATCGCCGCGCGCAGACTGCGATTGACGACCTCTGGGCCTATACCGGCGAGATGTTTGCGGTCGACGACAGCGAGCGCGGCCTGATCGACGATCGTATCGTGGTCGACCCGGCCACGTTGCAGCCGCGCTGGCTGAAAACCGTCACCGGCATCGTCGACGAGGCGACGCTGGCGCTGCCGTCCAGCAACTGGATGCAGCAGGGCGGCCGCAGTGGCCGGCACAGCGAGCATCTCGGCCATCTCCTCAGCGAGTTGCAATCGATGCAGCGGACCTTTCCGGGGGCGACATGGTGA
- the paaD gene encoding 1,2-phenylacetyl-CoA epoxidase subunit PaaD, with protein sequence MVTAALSDADLCARAWSAAAQVVDPEIPVLTIADLGVLRDVQVSDGHVEVAITPTYSGCPAMNMIALEIELALEREGIHRPKVRTVLSPAWTTDWMSEDGRRKLRDYGIAPPQPGSSRRALFGAQSVTCPQCGSDETELLSEFGSTSCKALWRCRSCREPFDYFKCH encoded by the coding sequence ATGGTGACCGCAGCCCTCAGCGATGCCGACCTTTGCGCGCGTGCCTGGAGCGCCGCGGCGCAGGTGGTCGATCCGGAAATCCCGGTACTGACCATCGCCGATCTCGGCGTGCTGCGCGATGTGCAAGTCAGCGACGGCCATGTCGAGGTCGCGATCACGCCGACCTATTCCGGCTGCCCCGCCATGAACATGATCGCGCTCGAGATCGAGCTGGCGCTGGAGCGCGAGGGCATTCACCGGCCGAAGGTCCGCACCGTGCTGTCACCGGCCTGGACCACCGACTGGATGAGCGAGGATGGCCGCCGCAAGCTCAGGGACTACGGTATCGCGCCGCCGCAGCCCGGCTCGTCGCGCCGCGCGCTGTTCGGTGCGCAGAGCGTGACATGCCCGCAATGCGGCTCTGATGAGACCGAGTTGCTGTCCGAATTCGGCTCGACCTCCTGCAAGGCGCTGTGGCGTTGCAGGAGCTGCCGTGAACCCTTCGACTACTTCAAGTGTCATTGA
- the paaE gene encoding 1,2-phenylacetyl-CoA epoxidase subunit PaaE, protein MSLTPRFHRLAVNDLRREATDAISMTFTIPDDLQGDYRFTPGQYLTLRTTMDGEEIRRSYSICSGPDDGELRIAVKKVDGGAFSSWAADELKAGDELDVMTPTGRFGIAHAAGEARTYVGFAAGSGITPILSIVKGVLAREPDSRFFLFYGNRSAEGMMFREAIEELKDRFLQRFSVFHVISGEEQDIPILYGRLDGDKVRVLLRSLVPAETVDHVFICGPAAMSETIEATCREIGITEERIHVERFVSEFGGKPRPRTVVPAGAPPKAVAGLIIDGKRREVPVADGESILDAALRAGMDLPFACKGGMCSTCRAKLVEGDAPMDLNYSLEPWELKAGFILTCQAKPCSEKVVVDYDHV, encoded by the coding sequence ATGTCCCTCACCCCTCGTTTTCACCGTCTGGCCGTCAACGATCTGCGCCGCGAAGCCACGGACGCAATCTCGATGACCTTTACGATCCCCGACGATCTGCAAGGCGACTATCGCTTCACGCCCGGCCAATATCTGACGTTGCGCACCACGATGGACGGCGAGGAGATTCGCCGCTCCTATTCGATCTGCTCCGGTCCCGATGACGGCGAACTGCGCATCGCCGTGAAGAAGGTCGATGGCGGCGCGTTCTCGAGCTGGGCTGCGGACGAATTGAAGGCCGGCGACGAGCTCGACGTGATGACGCCGACCGGCCGCTTCGGCATCGCGCACGCCGCCGGTGAGGCGCGCACCTATGTCGGCTTCGCCGCCGGCAGCGGCATCACGCCGATCCTCTCGATCGTCAAGGGCGTGCTGGCGCGCGAGCCGGACAGCCGCTTCTTCCTGTTCTACGGCAACCGCTCCGCCGAAGGCATGATGTTCCGCGAGGCGATCGAGGAACTGAAGGATCGCTTCCTGCAACGGTTTTCGGTGTTTCACGTGATCTCCGGCGAGGAGCAGGACATTCCGATCCTCTACGGCCGGCTCGACGGCGACAAGGTACGCGTGCTGCTGCGCTCGCTGGTGCCGGCCGAGACCGTCGATCACGTCTTCATCTGCGGTCCGGCCGCGATGAGCGAGACGATCGAAGCGACCTGCCGCGAGATCGGCATCACGGAGGAGCGCATCCATGTCGAGCGCTTCGTCTCGGAATTCGGCGGCAAGCCGCGGCCCAGGACCGTGGTGCCCGCCGGCGCGCCGCCGAAGGCGGTGGCCGGGCTGATCATCGACGGCAAGCGCCGCGAGGTGCCGGTAGCCGACGGCGAATCGATCCTCGATGCCGCGCTGCGCGCCGGCATGGACCTGCCGTTCGCCTGCAAGGGCGGCATGTGCTCGACCTGCCGCGCCAAGCTCGTCGAAGGCGATGCGCCGATGGATCTGAACTATTCGCTGGAGCCGTGGGAGCTGAAGGCGGGGTTCATCCTCACCTGCCAGGCCAAGCCGTGCTCGGAGAAGGTCGTGGTCGATTACGACCACGTCTAG
- the paaI gene encoding hydroxyphenylacetyl-CoA thioesterase PaaI — translation MNVKATLSPDEVARACADAMWKEDDASKGLGMELVEIKPGLAVMAMTVQPHMVNGQRICHGGFIFTLADSAFAFACNSHNERVVAAQGNIAFIRPGKLGDRLVATAREISRSGRSGIYDVRVTAGETVIAEFRGHSRVISGTWLPTIDNK, via the coding sequence GTGAACGTGAAGGCCACGCTATCGCCCGACGAAGTCGCCCGCGCCTGCGCGGACGCGATGTGGAAGGAGGACGACGCCAGCAAGGGCCTCGGCATGGAGCTTGTCGAGATCAAACCGGGGCTGGCCGTCATGGCCATGACGGTGCAGCCGCACATGGTCAACGGTCAGCGCATCTGCCATGGCGGTTTCATCTTCACGCTGGCCGATTCCGCCTTCGCCTTTGCCTGCAACAGCCACAACGAGCGCGTGGTGGCGGCGCAGGGCAACATCGCCTTCATCCGGCCGGGCAAGCTCGGCGACCGCCTGGTCGCAACCGCGCGCGAGATCTCGCGCAGCGGCCGCTCGGGGATCTACGACGTGCGCGTGACAGCAGGCGAAACCGTGATCGCCGAATTCCGCGGCCATTCGCGGGTGATATCGGGCACATGGCTGCCGACCATTGACAACAAGTGA
- the paaK gene encoding phenylacetate--CoA ligase PaaK has translation MATAKSKVKDGGYHADLDATERASRDEIMALQTKRLAWSLKHAYDNVAHYKKSFDAARVHPSDFRQLSDLAKFPFTVKTDLRDNYPFDMFAVPREKLVRVHASSGTTGKPIVVGYTRADIDTWSDVMARSIRAAGGRTGMLMHNAYGYGLFTGGLGAHYGAERLGCTVIPISGGMTERQVQIINDFRPDIITVTPSYMLAILDEFKRQGLDPRKSSLKFGIFGAEPWTNAMRVEIEQAFDMDATDIYGLSEVIGPGVAQECVETKDGLHIWEDHFYPEVIDPLTGQVLDDGEKGELVFTSLTKEGFPIIRYRTRDLTRLLPGTARPGMRRMEKVTGRSDDMIILRGVNVFPTQIEEALLATDWCGGHFIIELTREGRMDEMTVLAEARPERWDGEGLTAHAEKVSTFIKNTIGISTRVKAVAPETLERSLGKAKRVYDKRPKE, from the coding sequence ATGGCGACGGCAAAGTCGAAGGTCAAGGATGGCGGTTATCACGCCGATCTCGACGCCACTGAGCGCGCCTCGCGCGACGAGATCATGGCGCTGCAGACCAAGCGGCTGGCCTGGTCGCTGAAGCACGCTTACGACAATGTCGCGCACTACAAGAAAAGCTTCGATGCCGCGCGCGTGCACCCGTCCGATTTCAGGCAGCTCTCCGATCTCGCCAAATTTCCGTTCACGGTGAAGACGGACCTGCGCGATAACTATCCCTTCGACATGTTCGCGGTCCCGCGTGAAAAACTGGTCCGCGTCCATGCCTCCTCGGGTACGACCGGCAAGCCGATCGTGGTCGGCTACACCAGGGCCGATATCGACACCTGGTCCGACGTGATGGCGCGCTCGATCCGCGCTGCCGGCGGCCGCACCGGCATGCTGATGCACAATGCCTATGGCTACGGCCTGTTCACCGGCGGCCTCGGCGCGCACTACGGCGCCGAGCGGCTCGGCTGCACGGTGATCCCGATCTCCGGCGGCATGACCGAACGCCAGGTCCAGATCATCAACGATTTCCGGCCGGACATCATCACGGTGACGCCGAGCTACATGCTGGCGATCCTCGACGAGTTCAAGCGGCAGGGGCTCGACCCGCGCAAGTCGTCGCTGAAATTCGGCATCTTCGGCGCCGAGCCCTGGACCAACGCGATGCGCGTCGAGATCGAGCAGGCTTTCGACATGGACGCCACCGACATCTACGGCCTGTCGGAGGTGATCGGTCCCGGCGTGGCGCAGGAATGCGTGGAGACTAAGGACGGCCTACACATCTGGGAGGATCACTTCTACCCCGAAGTGATCGATCCCTTGACCGGCCAGGTGCTTGATGACGGCGAGAAGGGCGAACTGGTGTTCACCTCGCTGACCAAGGAAGGCTTTCCGATCATCCGCTACCGTACCCGCGATCTGACGCGGCTGCTGCCCGGCACGGCGCGGCCCGGGATGCGGCGGATGGAGAAGGTGACGGGGCGCTCCGACGACATGATCATCCTGCGCGGCGTCAACGTGTTCCCGACCCAGATCGAGGAAGCGCTGCTCGCGACCGACTGGTGCGGCGGCCATTTCATCATCGAGCTGACGCGGGAAGGCCGAATGGACGAGATGACGGTGCTCGCCGAGGCCCGTCCCGAGCGTTGGGACGGTGAGGGGCTGACCGCCCATGCCGAGAAGGTCTCGACCTTCATCAAGAATACGATCGGCATTTCGACCCGCGTGAAAGCCGTCGCCCCCGAGACGCTGGAGCGTTCGCTCGGCAAGGCGAAACGTGTTTACGACAAGCGGCCGAAAGAATAG
- the iaaH gene encoding indoleacetamide hydrolase produces the protein MADSSEMTAAEIVAAIRERKLTAVSVVEAALDRAERLKHLNAFIVLNRDGALAAARQVDAGERTGPLAGLPVAIKDNINTSGLPTSGGTPALRHARPARNAPSLQKLLDAGVIMIGKTNLHELAFGITSTNLAPFAGPVRNPYDTTRIPGGSSGGTSAAIAARIVTCGLGSDTGGSTRVPAALTATVGLRPSVGNGGAERRYHDDNQVVPISHTRDTVGPMGRTVADVALLDSVITGTSLATAIPLRGVRLGIPACFWSGLDRDVEAVARAACARLAEAGVVLVDIDMPDLFAQNEKVSFVVALHEPIADIPAWLAASGIKGITLADIAAGVASPDVVGAFGAITADAFGGAYDDVMAVQRPALQAIYAAYVADNRLDGILFPTCIAPAPVIDATNGSGEMSVNGGPMMPAFGTMIRNTDPGSNAGLPGLSLYAGMTPDGLPVGLEIDGPVGCDVRLLGLGLSIEAILGSAPPPKL, from the coding sequence ATGGCCGACAGCAGTGAGATGACCGCCGCGGAAATCGTGGCCGCGATCCGCGAGAGGAAGCTGACGGCGGTGAGCGTGGTCGAAGCTGCGCTGGATCGCGCCGAACGGCTCAAGCATCTCAACGCCTTCATTGTGCTGAACCGCGACGGCGCGCTCGCCGCCGCGCGCCAGGTCGATGCGGGCGAGCGGACCGGCCCGCTCGCGGGTCTTCCTGTTGCCATCAAGGACAACATCAATACATCAGGTCTGCCGACCTCGGGCGGCACGCCGGCGCTGCGACATGCGCGGCCGGCGCGCAATGCGCCTTCGCTGCAAAAGCTGCTCGATGCCGGCGTGATCATGATCGGCAAGACCAATCTGCATGAGCTGGCCTTCGGCATCACCAGCACCAACCTTGCGCCGTTCGCCGGGCCGGTGAGAAATCCATACGACACGACACGAATTCCCGGCGGCTCGTCGGGCGGCACATCGGCGGCGATTGCCGCGCGCATCGTCACCTGCGGCCTCGGATCCGACACCGGCGGCTCGACCCGCGTGCCGGCGGCGCTGACCGCAACCGTTGGGCTGCGGCCATCCGTCGGCAATGGCGGCGCCGAGCGACGCTACCATGATGACAATCAGGTGGTTCCGATCAGCCATACCCGCGACACCGTCGGCCCGATGGGCCGCACCGTGGCGGATGTCGCGCTGCTCGATTCCGTGATCACGGGCACGTCGCTTGCCACCGCTATTCCGTTGAGGGGCGTCCGCCTCGGCATTCCCGCGTGTTTCTGGAGCGGTCTCGATCGCGACGTCGAGGCGGTCGCCCGCGCGGCGTGCGCAAGGCTTGCGGAGGCCGGCGTGGTGCTGGTCGATATCGACATGCCCGATCTGTTCGCGCAGAACGAGAAGGTGTCGTTCGTGGTCGCGTTGCATGAGCCGATCGCCGATATCCCGGCCTGGCTCGCCGCATCCGGGATCAAGGGCATCACGCTCGCCGACATTGCAGCCGGCGTCGCCAGCCCCGACGTCGTCGGTGCGTTCGGCGCCATCACCGCCGATGCCTTTGGCGGCGCCTATGACGATGTGATGGCGGTGCAGCGGCCGGCGTTGCAGGCGATCTATGCAGCCTATGTCGCGGACAACAGGCTGGATGGCATCCTGTTTCCGACCTGCATTGCTCCTGCACCGGTGATCGACGCGACCAACGGCTCCGGCGAGATGTCGGTCAATGGCGGCCCGATGATGCCGGCCTTCGGCACCATGATCCGCAACACCGATCCCGGCAGCAATGCCGGGCTTCCCGGCCTGTCGCTTTATGCCGGCATGACGCCTGATGGATTGCCGGTCGGGCTCGAGATCGATGGTCCCGTGGGCTGTGACGTGAGGCTGCTCGGACTGGGGCTTTCGATCGAGGCGATCCTGGGCTCGGCACCGCCACCTAAACTCTGA